In Camelus dromedarius isolate mCamDro1 chromosome 16, mCamDro1.pat, whole genome shotgun sequence, the genomic stretch GCGGGGGTGGCAGAGATGCATCCTGGCTGGGGAGGGTGGTCATGAGGTTCTGTGGAGAATAAAATGAACCTGAAAAGGGAGCTCTGAAACCAGATAAACAGCATTTCTGACTTGGAAAATCAAATGCCAACCAGCAAAGAGAGCCCAGTGGAGGGGACATGGTGGGGAGAAGGGCGGAGCCCGACAGTGCACCCCCAGCCTCTTGCCAAGGGTCCCCAGCCTGCCCCTGGCCGCCGACCCCACAGCCACGGCCTCTCACCTGCATGCTGTAAGGCTGGTAGCCCATGGACACGGACTGGCTCCCCATGTAACCCATGGTGCCTGACTGTGGGGGCTGGGAGATGGCCGGGAGGCTCTGCGGGGCCTGGGAGGCCACGTTctgtggagggaagggggaaCGGGAGAGAGCTGGGCCcaagtgcctcacagtgcggctTTGTGGGGAGAGACGTGGCCCACCCGCCTACCTGGTACCCCTGCGTAGGGGTGGGCTGGTAGGACGAGTAGGCTGGGCTGGCGGTGGGCCCTGGGGGGCCCTGGGGGGCTGCCTGGGTGCCAGCGGCCCCCGCTGGGTACATGTAGGCGCTCACCATGCTGGGATCTGCAGGGGAAAGGAGGCATGAGCCCCCACCCTGAGGGTGGGGGGGGTGCGGGGGGGCCTTCCTCTAAGTTGTCCTTTTCATTGTGACTTTGGAACCAAGTTCATGTTTCACGTTCTCACAAGAGGGTGATAAATGAAACCGAGGAGGACGGGAGAGACCCCTGCAACGTGTGCCGTCAGGAGACCCGACACCCAAACTGACGGGTGGTCTGCAAGATGGTGGGGCCGGTGCTCTTGGGAAGTCTGTCACAGAACCCTAAGGCAGACTGAGGAATGTTCTAGATTAAAGGAGATGAATGAGGCAGAACAGCTGAACACAACACATGACAGGTTTCCTGTTGGCACAAAGGGTGTCTGGGGCCATGCATGAGAGCCGAGCTGGGGTGGACACAGTCACACCATGGCCTGAGAAGCCCCTGGCCTGGCGTCTGTGCCCAGGCTACACGGGAGCATCCTGGTTGAGGAAACACACTGAAGCCTCTACCAATAGAGGACGCCCCGCTTGCCACTCACCCTAACCTGGGCCAGAAGCGAGTGCGCATGGGAAGAGGCAGGGTGGGGCATGGGCACACCCGGGGAACCTGAGCACCTCTCTGAACCGCTCTTCTATTAAGTCTGACATCACACCGAGGGAAAACAGAACAGGGTAGTGATCTGGGCTCGTCTTGACTGCTCCGCGGCTCCCCCACCGCCCGCCAGCCCGTTACCTGCTGTGGCCCCGGGCATGCTGGCGTAGGGGCTGCCGGCGGCCGGGGCCGCCTGGCTCATGTACATGGCGTGCATGGGGGAGCCCTCAACTGAGCCCGCGGGGCTGAAGGTCCCTGCGAAGCTTGCGGGGCCTGAGGGCTGGTACAGCACGCCCCCTGCCGCGGGCATGGCCTGGAGCTGAGGACAGAGACAGGCTGTCAGAGCAGTTCTCGGTCCCCAGCGTCCCCCGAGGGCGCGGGGCAAGGCTGGGCACGTGCCTGGGCATAGGGCAGGGAGAAGGCGGGCATCTGGGCCCGCATCTGGATGGTCTGCTTCTGCTGCTCCAGGCGCATCTGCCGCTCCTTCTCCTGCTCCTGCAGGCGCTGGATGGCCAGCTGCCGCTGCACCTCCAGGTACTCCTGCTTCTTCTGCCGCATGATTTCCAGCTTCTGGGCCAGCTGGATCTGGCGCTGGCGCTCCGCCTCCTCGGCCGCACGGCGCAGCTTCTCCCGGTGCTCCTCCCGCAGAGCGCTGAGGGCCCCCCGGGCATCCCGGATCTGCGCCAGCTTGTCCTGCAGCCCCTCGTAGTACACTGCGGGGGAGGGCAGAGCGGGGGGGCCCTGGCATTGGCCGGAAGCACGGGCTGCTCAGCGGTGGGCACCTGCTCCGGGAACTGCCTGGGCCTCCCTCGGCCCCGCCGAGTGCTTGTCAGCAGGGCAGCGGGCAGCTGGGCTCCAGGAAGGGCGtacgcgcgcacgcacacacgcgcgcacactcTCTCCCCTGGGCTGGCTGGCCTGCGCTTAGGGGGTATTTCCTGCCACGGGGGCGGCCTGCTATGGAGCCCGAGGCCCACGCCTCTCCCGGCCTGACTACGCCTGGCCCAGAAGGCACCCCCAGCCCTGAGTGGGTGCAGTGGTCCCTGACCGGAGCCCCGTGGCACCTACGCCTGCGCTCGTCCAGCTGGTTGAGCAGCTCGAGCAGCTGGGGGTGCATGCCATTGATGGACTGGAAGAGCGACAGCACGGCCGAATCGTTGGTGATGCTGCGGCCTCGCACGTGGTTGCTCTTCATGCGGTTGACAAAGGTGGTAACAGCGTTCTGCAGGGCCTTCAGGAACTGTGCGTGGCTCTCCTCCGACTCCCCGTTCTGGTACTGCGGGGGCACGGTGCGGTCTGGTGAGCGCCTCCCGCGTCCCCAGGCCCGAGCAGGGACCCTCCGTCCGGatctgccaggcactgagctccGAGCCTGCTGCCCACCTGACCGGGTGCTCCTGGCAGCGCTGAGAGGCACCCTCAGCACACGGCtcacaagtgaggaaacaggACCATAGCACAGCGTGGCCGAGACGAAGCTGCCCGGCCCTGGTCTCTTATTCCAATGGGCAACAAAATGCACAGCCCCAGGAAGGCCCCAGACTTGTCCCGGTGGTTCTGGGCTGCCCTAGAGTACTCTGATCGTTCAGGGTAGGCTACGAGTGTCCGAGCTCTGGCCCACAGCCAGCCCAGACAGAGCTGATGGAGGGTTCTGAGCCGGAGAAGCCCAGCTCCAGGAGGCCACTGCAGGCACCACTCGGCCCTCCTGACAATCTGTGCTCCCAGACACCCAGATTTCCCCTAACCCAAGGAGGGAGCCGCAGCTTACCTCACTGAAGGAGCCACCGGCGGGAGTTACAGGCTGAGGGTCCATCTCCGGGAGGGGAGTCTGGAAGAGACCGGAGGGTGAGTGGGGTTCCACCTTCGGCCTGTCCCTGTGCCGCCGTCCCAAGGACTGCGGGCAGCAGCCCGAGAGCAGCCCCTCACCTCCACGCTCGCAGGGCCTGAGAGGCCCTCGGTGGGCTGGACAGTGGGCTCTGTCAGGGGCACTGGCGCGGATGGCGTGGGGCTCCTCCGAGCCTCCTCCTGCTTCTTCTCCCAGTAGTTGCGGTTGAGGTACCGGGCGAGCTGCACGGGCAAAAGGGGGTCACTCTCGAGGGCCAGGAGGCAGTGAGGGGAAATTGCCACCTGCAGGGCGTCCTCACCTCGGGGTCGATGTCCTCAGCCAGAGGCGCCGACGAGTTCTGGGGAGACGTGGGGGGTGTGAGGGGCCGTGGGCCAGAGAAGCAGCAACCCTGGCCGTCGCTCAGGAAGCCTGGATGGCGCAGTGCTGACAGTGGACCCCAGAGGCTGGCCAGAGCCAGTCCAGTCCCCAAGGGGCTGTACACAAGGTGCAGGGTGGTGCCGCGCCAGCCCTCCCAAGAACCCTCCAACACccaaggggcaggggcagggccactCTCGGCCCCACCCCTGGAGCCCTGCACAACTTGCAAATAACTTTCTGAACCTTCTGTCCCACCTGCTACCCACCCACTTTCTACAGACGGGACTGGGGCCAGAGAGAGGTTGGGCCAACCCCCAGAAAGCAGGCCTGTGAGGGCTGCAAGGGAGGCTAGAAAAAGGCAGGGCCCTTGTGACCCCAGGCTCCCCACCTTCTCCTACCTTTGCATCGTCCTCTGCCCGACAGGGGCCCcagccagggagcagaggcctgtGAGAGCCAAGCTGCACCATGACCACTGCCGGCGAGACGCTGTGTCCTTGCCCCAGCGCCTGCCccccacaccctcccacccaccccgggAAGGCGTCTAAGGCGAGGCTGGGGCGGCTCACCACGGGTGAAGAGTACAGGCTGCTGGCAGGGGGCGCTGACGAGGCCACGGGCGCGGGCTCCGCCTTAGGGTACGCGGTGTAGGCCGACTTCTGTCTCTGCAGGAGAACCAGGAAGAGGGTGTCGCCAGGTGCTCCTCTCGGCCACCCTCACTGCCCTCCACCCGcctctgcccccatccccagctcaccatcctctccttctcctcGGCCTCTGACTGCGATAGGGCCAGTGCCAgctgcagctcctcctcctcctgcagggcCGTCTCATCCCTCTTGGGGGGCAgctgggaaggcagggcaggtgggcgggGTGCCCGGGGCCCAGGAGCGAGGCGCAGCCTGGGGCCCGGGAGGTACCTGGGACTGCTGGGACAGGGGACTGGTCAGGTACTCCGGGGGCAGCTCCGTTGATGAGGCAGCCTTTCCCTCCGCTTTCCTGGAGAAGACAGGACACCGTGGGTAACCAGGCACCAGACGCCGGGCCCCCAAGTTCTCGAGGACACTGCCTCGGCTTCCCTCCCACGTCCCCACAGAAGGATGACAGAGGTTCCACCGGCCACTCCGGAGAGTAGCTGGACCCTCAAAGCAGCTGTCACCTCCGGGCTGTAGGGCTCCGGGCGGGTCACCAGCCTGTGCTGCAGCCTCTCTCCTGGAAGCGAGGCTCTGACACCCACCTGGCCAGGCCACGGCCCACGGAAAGGCCTCCCCGTAGAACGGCCCGCGGACACCACCTCTCTGGGGGTCAGGACCCACACCGGGCGCTGGGACAGGCGGACAGCAGGGCCTCCAGACCAACCGCACAGAGCCCGACCCTAATCACGAGGAAACCTCGGACCCACACCCAGAGACACTACGACAGCCTGAACCCGGGCAATGTCCTGTCACGGAAGATGAGGGGGCTGAGGCACAGCCGGGTTAGGCAGCTGAGGTGACCAATCCTGACAGAACAGAACTGCCAGGGAACACTCCTGGGACTCGGGAAGCCCGAACAGTAGGTGTCGGCACCTACTGACGCCAGACGCCCCAACTCCACGACTGTGAGGAGAACATGCCCCTTGGGAGGCCACGTGGGAGGTCGAGGGGTGGGGGTCCGGGGCCTGCTGCCCACCCTCAACCGGTTCAGGACACAAGGCGCGTGCACAGGGACACAAGCAAGCGGGGCAGGTACATAAGTCAACGGGGCCACCAggggactggggggagggggcgtccACGTGGGGTCTTCTAACCACTCCCGCCACCTcttctttaagttttatttccaAACCAGAAACTTAGAAAGACAAACTCAAGCACCTGGCCGGCTGGTTTCAGACCCCGGGTGCCCGTCTGGCTCTGCCCCGAGTCTGGCAGGGCCGTGGGAGCAGGGCCCGGGTGGGCCCCCCAGACAGTGGAGACAGAAGGCCGGCCCGGCTCCAGAGCCCATGGGGGACTCACTTGTTGAGCTGCTCATAGCAGGGCTCGCACACCCGCACTTCCTTCTCGATGCCAAACTTGGGGATGGTTGAGTACTTGGAGGAGCACTTGCCACAGAAGATCTGGCCACACGCCCGGCAGTGGTGCTGCaacacagggcagggcagggcggcCGGTCCGTCCCCCTTCGTGCCCACTCTGCCCAGCACCACCCACTGCAGACACCGTAGGCTGGGCCTCCCAGGCCGGGGTGGGCAGAAGGGCCTGGGAGGCCAGAGGCCCTGGGGGAGTAGGGCACACTTCCAAGCCCCCGACTACAGCCTCCATTTGGGGGAAGTAAGTATAtattgaaaagaagaaagtttacAAAAAACGTGAACTGCCCTGACAAACAAGAGTTTTGGTGGGCGGTGGGTGTGGTGAGTCTGCTCAGACGCCCGGGCCCAGCCCTCGCCACGGCCAGCCTGGACTTGGGTGGGAAGAGACGGTGGCCCGAGGGTCCAAGCCGGACAGGCTGAGTCAGCCGAGAAGACTCGGCTAACGGGCTGTTGGTTGAGGGAACGCAGACCCAGAGTGTTTCCGGGGGCGTGTAGCCTGGCCCGAACTTTACCCAAGGGCACCGACCATCAGACACAGGACCCCAAGATGACTATGCTCACCACACAGCTGGGGGCTCAATGTGCTCCCCCCTACCATGTCCCCACCAAGAGGAGAAGGACCATGCGTGGGTGCAGTGGCCTCATGGCAGCAATGGGTGGCCTGGGGACCCTCCCCCGGGGCAGGCGCACTCACCTTGCGGGTCACGACCCCGAACTGTACCCGGCAGCGGTGGCATTCCTCAGCATCCACCCAGTCTGGGGCCTGGGGACGGGCAGAGTCAGGGTCACCCAGCCCCGGCCCTCCCTGCCAAGATTCCCACTTCCCACAGGTGGGAGAAGACCCTGGTGTGGGCAGGGGACTGGAGCCAAGTCACTGCAGACAAAGGAAGAACTCGAGAAAGGCGCCCCCTCCAAAGACATTTCCTTTCTAAAGACACGACAGCTAGACTTCCCCCAGCTCTGGAGACGTGTCATTATGTTTTAACTTTGTGAGCCCGCGAGCTGCAGCCCTAGGGCACCGTGAACCGGGTTCCCGTCTCCGCCTGCAGAGACGAACGTTCCACTCGGCAAGGTCAGCGTTCTCCTTCTCAAGACCAGCAGCAGCTCCCCTGCTCCCAAAAAGCCCGGGTCCCAGGGCCCCTTCTGCTTCCTCAGAGCCACCCAGTCCCTGGACCCCAGCACCCTGCGGACTCACTCTCTCTGCCGCAAACATGGCGTCACTCTCCTTGAACTCGGGGAAGACGTGTCCTGGAGAGAGGAGGCCACTGTCATGGCCAAGGGCCACCCTGCACGCGAGGCTCTCAGCCTCTCCGGTCCTCGCCCACCTGCCCTGAGGCTTTCAGGAGCTGTGTCCTGGCTCTCGGTATCTGCCTCCCCAACGCCTCCCCTCTGGGCTGGCGCCTGCTGTGCCCTCAACAGCCAGTCAGCTCCACACTGGCCGAACCTGAGGCCCCAGTGGGACGCAGGCCGCGGCCTCCTCCTGCTGGTTCGTCCTCACACTCAGGTCTGGTACTCTTGCCACCTGCTCTCCAGGCCTCCCCCGACCATGCGTCCTAGCCACCCCCATCCTCCTCTGGGGAGCCAGGTCCCCCTCTCGGAACCCAGCTCCTCCGTCAACTCACCACTGCACTGCCCGACCCCTGCCCTGATGGGGCATGAGGCCCAGAAAGCAGGGGCTCAGGTGCccagagctgcactgaggccaCCGCTGCTCCCAAGGAGAGGAGCAGCCCCCAGCCTGGGTGGGGTGGACACAGCCTCCCTTGGGCCCGCCTGGTGCAGGGTGCATCCTGAGCCTGGGACTGGACCCTTCTGCCCAGCCTCCCCGCTCACCTTCCACCTTCATGATTTGGTACGTGTCCTGGACCACCTTGTACTTGGGTTCATTCCGGAAGGCGTGTGCCCAGGCCTGGATCAAGTACAGGATCTTGTTTCGGACATTTACTTCTACCTGCctctgcagagagaggagagagaagggggggaAGGGGGGCCTTGGAGGATGCAGGTACCAGAGACATCTCAGTACGGGGAGGCGGCTGGAAGACCCCACTACTCTGACATACGGGGCTGGCAGAGGTGAGCACTGGGGCCATGGACTGACCATCCTCCCTAGACACAGGCCTTCTCAAGGGCACCCTGTCTCTAAGGACAGATCCACTGTACCTGTCTGTCCGCGCAGGGCCTGAACTTGTCTCTAACTGCTGGCAGAAGCCAGGGGTCCCGGAAGAGACGGCTTTCCAACCTAATTCCTGCTGTACTAGAACTACCTGCTCTCTCAACCCCGCCCAGGACTCCATCCAACCACCTCGGGAGCCCTTCAGCCTAAAACCCACTCTGGTGCCACTAATGGCCACCTCGAACAGGCAGAGCCAGCCAGGCTGAGGGAGCGAACGCCCAGctggccagccctgccctccaggcacAGCCACCCCAGGCACGTGGTGGGGGCGGCAGCTCCAAAAAGTTCCCCACGTACAAAGCCATCACCTCAGCAGGTTAAAGCACAGCTAATCACATTTCTAAGCCTCTCTTGGGGACGCCGTCCACACTCGGCGCTCAGGATGGCGGACTGAGAAAGCTGCTTTGTGGAGACACCGACTGCAGCTCACGCACCTGGCTTGCCCCTCTTCCCTGTAATCCGTGTCAGGTCAGTGGACCCCCTTCCTGCGGCAGCTCTGCTTCTCCAAGGGCCGCAGCCACACGCAGCACGAACAGGGCACAACTGTGCCCAATGGGGAGGGCAGGTCCCAATTCCTCCACCAAGATCACCAGTCAGGGCCTCGAAGAAGCCCCACTGTCAGCTCAGCCCCAGACAGACTCCTGGCCACGAGACCCGAGGGCACCCGATGGCAGCAGAGACAGTTGCCCACCCTGGCAGCCTCATGTCCATGGGGAGCCCTTCACTTCCAAGGATGGCTGCACTGCCCAACTCTGCATCACACAACCTCCCAGTGTCAGCACCCACGTCATAATCCCTGCAGGCAGGCAGCGAACTTGACCCCCCTGGGTGAGCCCTTGGGGCCCTGGAGgactttctctccttggcctGGGCAGGTGTGAAACCCACTGCCCCAGCGTCCCTGCTCTGCTGCACCCCCAACTCTTCCGCCACAAGCACACTGGACTTGTGTGCCTTCCTGCTCAGGGGCCTTCCCAAACCCTTTGGGGCCCCCAAGGCCTCCACTGGCATCTCCTGTCCGCGGCCACATGCCAAGACTacttccccaccttctctgctGCTCAGTGAGCGTCCTCTGCccttcaaaactcagctcctGCCTCCAAGAAACCTTCCTAACCTCGCAGGAGGAGTGGGGTCTCCTCTGCACCCCTTGGAAGAGCCCCAGCTGGCTTCCCGTAAGGCTTGACCTCATCAGGCAGGTGCCATGGACATTCCTCTtccactgtgcctggcactgtgcctgCCACGCAACCCCCGAGAAGCCCATGTGCGGGTTGGCACACCCCAGGCCAGGCCTCTCCGGTCCCTGCAGGGTGCTCACCTTCAGCAGCTCCTTCAGCTCCTCCATGGTCTGCTTGTTGGCCACCTCGTCGTGGACCGTCTGGCCACAGTTCTTCACCACAGACTCCATGACCTGCAGAACCCAGCGAGAAGGTGGGCCTCGACAGGGCCTTCAGGCCACCCAGCCGGACGGGAAAGCCCACAGGCAGCCTCCGGGGAAGGCCCAGCCAGGGTACTTGCGGCCCTTCTAACTCCACGTTTTATAACCAACGACAGACAATGGAGTCAGCCTCGGGGCCTGCGTGCAGCAGCCTCGCCCTCATCCCGGCGCTCCACCGGGGCTGCCCTCACCCCCCGGTGCCTCCACTGCTGGCGGTCCACCCAGCCCTGACATCCCCATGGTTGACGAAAGGAGTCTGGTTACCTCCAGGGCGTACAGGGCCACGTGGGGGTTCTTGTCGTTGACTTTCTTCTTGATGGAACTCACGGCATATTTGGCTCTGACAGGAAAGAGCCACagcaaaagcagaaacagaaagggagagagaacacaGTCTCTGAGACTCAGAAAAAGCCCAGCCGCCATCCGGTCCTTGAGACCTCAGGCAGTCGTGCAGGTGACCACACGCTTCCAAGCTGCACAGAAGTCCTTTAATAACCCCAAGATCTCAAAGACCCCAGCGTGCAGACCACACAGTCGTCCAGCCCTCGGGAGGTGAGCGGGCACTCACTGTGTGTCCCCCTGGCGGATCAGATCGCAGATCTGGAGGATGGACTCCCAGTCAGTCTCCAGAAGAAGCTGGCTGGTCGCTTTGTCTAAGGCAAAAACGCACTTGTTATGGGGGCTCATCCTGCTCTGTGACTCCCTAGGTGGCCCCCCAGCTCAGTGACAGGCAGGAGGGACTGCCTCGTTCCCATGTTAGACATTTAGATCAAATGGAAAACCACTTAAAAATCTTCCTGTCTCATGGCAATAACCACAAGGGTGCGATCCtccccaaaatggaaacagataacttggaaaacaagaacagaaaacGCCTACCACATACTTGTCACAAACCAAATGCTGTTTCGAACACTTTATGTGAACTCATTTAACCCTTACAGAACCTTACGAATCAGTCGCTATTTCTACTTTCTTACAGACAAAATGACACAGAGAGGGGAAGATgctgcctgaagtcacacagctcgCTGCGGACAGAGTCCAGGTTCAACACTGTACTCAGATGCCTCTTCGCAAAAAGAGCTCTGCTGCCCTATCCCTCAGAGCCCCTGGTTTTTCCGAGGTTTAGCCTACCTAACTAGCCCACAGCTGGGGCATGGCTGGAGAGAGATGCAGTGTGGACCCGAGCCCTCTGCTTCAAATGTTTTGTGGGGTGAAGACAGGATGGACCTGCCAAGGAGAGTTCTCCAGCCAACCCCTCTCCTCTGTGTCAGACAGATGTGCTGTGAGGCGCTGCTGCTCCAGCCCAGCCAGCACCACCTCCCCTCGAGTCCTACAAATGATCGGTATTGATCTGGCAGTAACTTCTGGGTGGACCACCAAAGGGCTGAACCACCCCATAAGCTGAGTTCCTCAGCCTGCATGTTCCACTGAGGTCTCCTCCAAAACCACATTCAAGGAAAAAGGAGGGTGGGCTCAGGCAGACCAGGGAAGCACCCACAGCGCCTGTCCCAAATACAGAGCACACACAGTTTCATCGAGGGTGGGGGATTTGCCCATGAacattccttttccttcctaaaaCCTGcgacctctcagagcctcagaagGATCAGCTACCCACCCCAACGCAGGGAACGCCTTCCTAAGCCCCAGACGCTTCCTGGAGCCAAACAGGGACCCACGGCGCTAGTCTGGCTCCCCAGGGAAGCAGCGCCCCAAAAGGCCTGGCAGGCCCCAGAAAGGACACTGCTGGCTCCACCCTTCGGGACCCCATGTCTGGGTCAGAACTCCCAGATCCCACGCAACCTAGGCTTTCCTAGAGCGAGAGGGCCTATTGAGGTTTCACTGTTTGCCTGAGTCACCCGGTTCCGTGACTCAGGACGTGAGGCCCGCTCGGT encodes the following:
- the HGS gene encoding hepatocyte growth factor-regulated tyrosine kinase substrate isoform X2, with translation MGRGSGTFERLLDKATSQLLLETDWESILQICDLIRQGDTQAKYAVSSIKKKVNDKNPHVALYALEVMESVVKNCGQTVHDEVANKQTMEELKELLKRQVEVNVRNKILYLIQAWAHAFRNEPKYKVVQDTYQIMKVEGHVFPEFKESDAMFAAERAPDWVDAEECHRCRVQFGVVTRKHHCRACGQIFCGKCSSKYSTIPKFGIEKEVRVCEPCYEQLNKKAEGKAASSTELPPEYLTSPLSQQSQLPPKRDETALQEEEELQLALALSQSEAEEKERMRQKSAYTAYPKAEPAPVASSAPPASSLYSSPVNSSAPLAEDIDPELARYLNRNYWEKKQEEARRSPTPSAPVPLTEPTVQPTEGLSGPASVETPLPEMDPQPVTPAGGSFSEYQNGESEESHAQFLKALQNAVTTFVNRMKSNHVRGRSITNDSAVLSLFQSINGMHPQLLELLNQLDERRLYYEGLQDKLAQIRDARGALSALREEHREKLRRAAEEAERQRQIQLAQKLEIMRQKKQEYLEVQRQLAIQRLQEQEKERQMRLEQQKQTIQMRAQMPAFSLPYAQLQAMPAAGGVLYQPSGPASFAGTFSPAGSVEGSPMHAMYMSQAAPAAGSPYASMPGATADPSMVSAYMYPAGAAGTQAAPQGPPGPTASPAYSSYQPTPTQGYQNVASQAPQSLPAISQPPQSGTMGYMGSQSVSMGYQPYSMQNLMTTLPSQDASLPPPQQSYISGQQPMYQQEDREPVTSGKRESRDHRWRSPGWA
- the HGS gene encoding hepatocyte growth factor-regulated tyrosine kinase substrate isoform X1, encoding MGRGSGTFERLLDKATSQLLLETDWESILQICDLIRQGDTQAKYAVSSIKKKVNDKNPHVALYALEVMESVVKNCGQTVHDEVANKQTMEELKELLKRQVEVNVRNKILYLIQAWAHAFRNEPKYKVVQDTYQIMKVEGHVFPEFKESDAMFAAERAPDWVDAEECHRCRVQFGVVTRKHHCRACGQIFCGKCSSKYSTIPKFGIEKEVRVCEPCYEQLNKKAEGKAASSTELPPEYLTSPLSQQSQLPPKRDETALQEEEELQLALALSQSEAEEKERMRQKSAYTAYPKAEPAPVASSAPPASSLYSSPVNSSAPLAEDIDPELARYLNRNYWEKKQEEARRSPTPSAPVPLTEPTVQPTEGLSGPASVETPLPEMDPQPVTPAGGSFSEYQNGESEESHAQFLKALQNAVTTFVNRMKSNHVRGRSITNDSAVLSLFQSINGMHPQLLELLNQLDERRLYYEGLQDKLAQIRDARGALSALREEHREKLRRAAEEAERQRQIQLAQKLEIMRQKKQEYLEVQRQLAIQRLQEQEKERQMRLEQQKQTIQMRAQMPAFSLPYAQLQAMPAAGGVLYQPSGPASFAGTFSPAGSVEGSPMHAMYMSQAAPAAGSPYASMPGATADPSMVSAYMYPAGAAGTQAAPQGPPGPTASPAYSSYQPTPTQGYQNVASQAPQSLPAISQPPQSGTMGYMGSQSVSMGYQPYSMQNLMTTLPSQDASLPPPQQSYISGQQPMYQQMAPSSGPPQQQPPVAQQPPAQGPPVQGSEAQLISFD